The following are encoded in a window of Candidatus Fluviicola riflensis genomic DNA:
- the alr gene encoding alanine racemase, which produces MKATNVVSEEAMVSHVVYDSRKILSGSGALFFALHGTNRSGETFVFDAYEKGVRWFVIDEKVAVPTLQNAVFIQVIDPLIALQKLANYHRSQFNYPVVAITGSVGKTTFKEWSNHILSPDLRIVRSPKSFNSQLGAALSLLEMHAEADVALIEAGISEPGEMARLEKMINPTIGVFTAFGNAHRSNFESAEQHLEEKLLLFRHSVMTLVASSIKVSSGQLASIAGIQPPPYKAEQPWLTEGYEQMLGLLRALSTELGITDTQFESRLKTLPQLALRMETFAGINNNIIINDTYNLDTDALREALYYQQRLAGNRKRVVVIGLSEVTQALKPTLKTLIDGFNADAVYFLNADEPIPWNEISDAVVLVKGSRAIQFEKEVSKGRELKHRTVVEIDLSAIRHNVQYFRKHLKPTTKILCMVKASSYGSGAERVASFLQQEGVDYFGVAFADEGVALRNVGITQPIIVMNADIEHANTIIENRLEPAIYSFQQLDAFITALIHLGEHNYPIHLKFDTGMHRLGFAPEEKERLLAAVSAQPEIRVKGIYSHLADADNRTDTRFTEQQIATFERLKTYVETQLQYPFLAHLVNSEGSLHFPEAQYDMIRLGIVLYGYTGDPKVQPELLPGIAWKSAVSQVKTIHSGDVVGYGCSFEATSDMQIAVVPVGYADGFRRSLSNGKGCVYIHGNRCEVLGRVCMDMIMVNVTGLNVVENDEVEIIGEHQTMFDFAASMETIPYEVMTGLSQRMHRVYVEG; this is translated from the coding sequence ATGAAGGCAACCAACGTTGTTTCTGAGGAAGCAATGGTGTCGCATGTCGTGTATGATTCCCGCAAAATTCTTTCGGGAAGCGGAGCGTTGTTTTTTGCCCTTCACGGAACCAACCGAAGCGGTGAAACCTTTGTGTTTGATGCCTACGAAAAAGGTGTACGCTGGTTTGTGATCGATGAAAAGGTAGCAGTTCCGACTTTACAAAATGCTGTTTTTATCCAGGTGATCGATCCGCTGATTGCCTTGCAGAAACTGGCCAATTATCACCGTTCGCAATTTAACTATCCGGTTGTTGCTATCACGGGAAGTGTTGGTAAAACAACATTTAAGGAATGGTCCAATCATATTCTGTCGCCTGATTTGCGTATTGTGCGCAGTCCGAAAAGTTTTAACTCGCAACTCGGTGCAGCGCTTTCGTTATTGGAAATGCATGCCGAAGCCGATGTTGCGTTGATCGAGGCCGGTATTTCCGAACCCGGTGAAATGGCCCGCCTTGAAAAAATGATCAATCCGACCATTGGCGTGTTTACCGCTTTTGGAAATGCACATCGCAGCAATTTTGAATCGGCTGAACAACACCTGGAAGAAAAACTGCTGTTGTTCAGGCACAGTGTGATGACACTCGTAGCGTCTTCGATCAAAGTAAGCAGCGGACAATTGGCTTCTATAGCTGGAATTCAACCGCCGCCGTATAAGGCTGAACAACCGTGGCTGACAGAAGGTTATGAGCAAATGCTGGGACTTCTCAGAGCATTGAGCACCGAATTGGGAATTACAGATACGCAATTTGAAAGCCGTTTGAAAACCCTGCCTCAGCTGGCGTTGCGTATGGAAACCTTTGCCGGGATCAACAATAATATAATCATCAACGATACCTATAACCTCGATACCGACGCTTTGCGTGAAGCATTGTATTACCAGCAACGGTTGGCCGGAAATCGTAAACGGGTAGTGGTGATCGGGCTTTCTGAGGTGACACAAGCACTGAAACCAACTCTTAAAACACTCATCGATGGATTCAACGCAGATGCGGTTTATTTTCTGAATGCTGATGAACCGATTCCGTGGAATGAAATCAGTGATGCAGTAGTGTTGGTAAAAGGAAGCCGTGCGATTCAATTTGAAAAGGAAGTGAGTAAAGGCAGGGAATTGAAACACCGCACGGTTGTGGAAATTGACCTGAGCGCGATTCGCCATAATGTGCAGTATTTCCGAAAGCACCTGAAACCGACAACCAAAATTCTGTGCATGGTGAAGGCTTCATCTTACGGATCAGGAGCAGAGCGTGTTGCTTCGTTTTTGCAGCAGGAAGGCGTGGATTATTTCGGGGTTGCGTTTGCAGATGAAGGTGTGGCACTTCGCAACGTAGGAATCACCCAGCCGATTATCGTTATGAATGCCGATATCGAGCACGCAAATACCATTATTGAAAATCGGTTGGAACCGGCTATTTATTCGTTTCAGCAACTGGATGCATTTATTACAGCGCTTATTCACCTGGGCGAGCACAATTACCCGATTCATTTGAAATTTGATACCGGCATGCACCGCCTCGGGTTTGCTCCGGAAGAAAAAGAACGGTTATTAGCAGCTGTTTCGGCACAGCCCGAGATTCGCGTAAAAGGCATTTATTCGCATTTAGCTGATGCCGATAACCGAACAGATACAAGGTTTACGGAACAACAAATTGCCACGTTCGAACGTTTAAAAACCTACGTGGAAACGCAGTTGCAATACCCGTTTCTGGCACATTTGGTAAATTCTGAAGGATCGCTTCATTTTCCTGAAGCACAATATGATATGATTCGCCTGGGAATTGTTCTGTACGGTTATACCGGCGATCCGAAAGTACAACCTGAATTGTTGCCGGGCATTGCCTGGAAAAGCGCTGTTTCGCAGGTGAAAACCATTCATTCCGGTGATGTAGTTGGGTACGGATGTAGTTTTGAAGCCACTTCCGATATGCAGATTGCGGTAGTTCCTGTTGGTTATGCCGATGGTTTCCGCAGAAGCCTGAGTAACGGAAAAGGATGCGTTTATATTCACGGAAACCGGTGCGAAGTATTGGGCCGCGTTTGCATGGACATGATCATGGTGAATGTAACAGGTCTGAATGTTGTGGAAAATGATGAAGTCGAAATTATTGGTGAACATCAGACAATGTTTGATTTTGCGGCTTCCATGGAAACGATTCCGTATGAAGTAATGACCGGTTTATCTCAGCGTATGCACCGTGTTTATGTGGAAGGTTGA
- the atpB gene encoding ATP synthase F0 subunit A — protein sequence MSLIYSMKRFLLALIALLTVPVAFANEGKENHEEEAFNVGKMITEHVTDAHEWHLWGDHHNAVSVYLPIILIDNGLQLFSSKSFYHSEAKVAYEKDSVSEHYFVDESGKYGLFKETIYHTKDGGLQFNEKGECTNTTPLDFSITKNTLSLFFGAIIILFLMMTTARYYKKNGAVAPKGLAKFMEPMILMVRDIALENIGEKKYKKYIPYLATIFFFIWINNMLGIVPIIPGGANLTGSLSVTFILAIFTLLATLFSANKNYWGHIFMPPGVPIALLPIMIPIEIIGIFTKPFALMIRLFANMTAGHVIILALISIIFINESLAWGGLSVPMALFISILEILVAFLQGYLFCLLSALFIGNSVEEAHH from the coding sequence ATGTCATTAATTTACAGCATGAAACGATTTCTTTTAGCATTGATTGCCCTGTTAACTGTTCCGGTTGCTTTTGCAAACGAAGGCAAAGAAAACCACGAAGAAGAAGCATTCAATGTAGGAAAAATGATCACCGAACACGTTACAGATGCACACGAGTGGCATTTATGGGGTGATCACCACAACGCTGTATCCGTTTATTTGCCAATTATTTTGATCGATAACGGCCTTCAGCTCTTCTCTTCAAAATCGTTTTATCATTCAGAAGCGAAAGTTGCTTATGAAAAAGATTCTGTAAGCGAGCACTATTTCGTTGATGAATCAGGTAAATATGGTCTTTTTAAAGAAACCATCTACCATACAAAAGACGGCGGCCTGCAATTCAACGAAAAAGGCGAATGTACCAACACTACCCCACTTGATTTCTCGATCACAAAAAACACCCTTTCGTTATTCTTTGGCGCCATCATCATTCTCTTCTTAATGATGACAACTGCCCGTTATTACAAGAAAAACGGTGCCGTTGCTCCGAAAGGACTGGCAAAATTCATGGAACCAATGATTTTAATGGTTCGTGATATTGCGTTGGAAAACATCGGCGAGAAAAAATACAAAAAGTACATTCCTTATTTAGCAACCATTTTCTTCTTTATCTGGATCAACAACATGCTGGGAATCGTTCCGATCATTCCTGGTGGAGCGAACTTAACAGGAAGCTTAAGTGTTACATTCATTTTGGCGATCTTCACATTGCTGGCTACATTGTTTTCAGCCAACAAAAACTACTGGGGTCACATTTTCATGCCTCCGGGAGTTCCGATTGCCTTGTTACCGATTATGATTCCAATCGAGATCATCGGGATCTTCACAAAACCTTTCGCATTGATGATTCGTTTGTTTGCCAACATGACGGCAGGTCACGTAATCATTCTTGCATTAATTTCGATCATTTTCATTAATGAAAGTTTAGCCTGGGGTGGTTTGTCTGTTCCGATGGCATTGTTCATTTCCATTTTGGAAATTTTAGTTGCGTTCCTTCAGGGTTACCTATTTTGCCTGCTTTCGGCATTGTTTATCGGTAACTCGGTAGAAGAAGCACACCATTAA
- the atpF gene encoding ATP synthase F0 subunit B, whose amino-acid sequence MELITPHIGLIFWTGLVFLLLMFILTKFVWKPVLKAVNEREQKISDALELAEKTKIEMKALQAQNENLLKEARAERDAIVKDAKETATKMVEDAKNAAKTESNKIVAAAREAINADKAAAISELKTQVAAFSIEIAEKIVRGELSTDGKQKALADKLAGDINLN is encoded by the coding sequence ATGGAATTAATTACACCACATATTGGATTGATTTTTTGGACAGGACTTGTGTTCTTGCTATTGATGTTCATATTGACCAAATTCGTTTGGAAACCGGTATTGAAAGCGGTAAACGAACGTGAGCAAAAAATTTCCGATGCATTGGAATTGGCTGAAAAAACCAAAATCGAAATGAAAGCGTTGCAGGCGCAAAACGAGAACTTGCTGAAAGAAGCAAGAGCTGAGCGCGATGCCATCGTAAAAGATGCAAAAGAAACGGCTACCAAAATGGTGGAAGACGCGAAAAACGCTGCAAAAACAGAATCAAACAAGATTGTTGCCGCTGCACGTGAAGCAATCAACGCCGATAAAGCTGCTGCGATTTCAGAGTTGAAAACACAGGTTGCTGCTTTCTCGATTGAAATTGCTGAGAAAATTGTTCGCGGTGAACTTTCTACCGACGGTAAACAAAAAGCATTGGCCGATAAACTGGCCGGAGATATTAACCTGAACTAA
- the atpG gene encoding ATP synthase F1 subunit gamma — MANLKEIRNRITSVGSTMQITSAMKMVSAAKLKRAQDAVTQMRPYAGKLKEILGNLSASLDLSENALAEDRGTENVLIIAITSNRGLCGGFNNNIIKQVNQLMIFDYKSSNVKILALGKKAKDAFKRSDAYYESADTNQVPDIFADLSFSNTAILAQAAMDRFMDKSFDRVVVVYNSFINAASQSVKTEQLLPIIPTVAEEGTSTADYIFEPSKEEIVEELIPKSLKIQLFKALLDSNASEHGARMTAMHKATDNAKELKRNLTLSYNKARQAAITNEILEIVGGAEALNG; from the coding sequence ATGGCAAATCTTAAAGAAATACGCAATCGAATTACTTCAGTGGGATCCACCATGCAGATTACTTCTGCGATGAAAATGGTTTCTGCTGCCAAGTTAAAACGAGCGCAAGATGCCGTTACGCAGATGCGTCCGTATGCCGGAAAACTCAAAGAAATCTTAGGAAATCTGAGTGCTTCTCTGGATTTATCGGAAAACGCATTGGCTGAAGATCGTGGTACCGAGAATGTATTGATCATCGCCATTACTTCCAATCGTGGATTGTGTGGCGGTTTCAACAACAACATCATCAAACAGGTAAACCAATTGATGATTTTCGACTACAAAAGCAGCAATGTGAAGATCCTTGCTTTGGGTAAAAAAGCAAAAGATGCGTTCAAACGTTCGGATGCTTATTACGAAAGCGCCGATACCAACCAGGTTCCTGATATTTTTGCCGACCTTAGTTTCAGCAATACGGCTATCCTGGCCCAGGCGGCGATGGACCGTTTCATGGACAAATCATTTGACCGTGTAGTGGTGGTTTATAACAGTTTTATCAACGCTGCATCACAATCGGTGAAAACAGAACAGTTATTGCCGATTATTCCAACCGTAGCGGAAGAAGGAACTTCAACAGCCGATTATATTTTCGAACCGTCGAAAGAGGAAATCGTTGAGGAATTGATCCCGAAATCATTGAAAATACAATTGTTCAAAGCATTGCTTGATTCGAATGCATCCGAACACGGAGCGCGTATGACGGCCATGCACAAAGCAACTGACAACGCCAAAGAATTGAAGCGCAACCTTACGTTGAGCTACAACAAAGCGCGTCAGGCGGCTATTACTAACGAAATCCTAGAGATTGTTGGTGGTGCTGAAGCATTGAATGGATAA
- the atpE gene encoding ATP synthase F0 subunit C → MVGMGSIAAIGAGLAVLGAGVGIGRIGGSAMDAIARQPEAHGKIQSTMIIAAALIEGVALFGVVVGMLGLDK, encoded by the coding sequence ATGGTAGGAATGGGGAGTATAGCTGCAATTGGTGCAGGTCTTGCTGTTTTAGGCGCAGGAGTTGGTATTGGTAGAATCGGTGGTTCTGCTATGGATGCAATTGCACGTCAACCTGAAGCACACGGTAAAATTCAATCGACTATGATTATTGCTGCGGCTCTTATCGAGGGTGTTGCCCTTTTTGGAGTAGTAGTAGGTATGCTTGGATTGGATAAATAA
- the atpH gene encoding ATP synthase F1 subunit delta, producing the protein MKSSKVAIRYAQALLDLSIENNTLDAVNRDMTYLSTVNNENRDFQLFLSSPIIKADKKIAVLNEIFGAFETVSTAFIALIAKNGRESILPQIAEAFHELVKEKKGIVSVSIVSATALDAGVKKQIIDKVQATTKGTLEVTEEIDASLIGGFIVKMGDTQIDASVASKLAQLKQRLTT; encoded by the coding sequence ATGAAAAGTTCAAAAGTTGCCATCCGTTACGCACAAGCTTTGCTGGATCTCTCTATCGAGAACAACACACTTGATGCCGTGAACCGCGATATGACTTATCTGAGTACCGTTAACAACGAAAACCGTGACTTTCAGTTATTTTTATCCAGCCCAATCATCAAGGCCGATAAGAAAATCGCTGTATTGAACGAGATTTTCGGAGCGTTTGAAACCGTATCAACGGCATTTATCGCTTTGATCGCTAAAAACGGCCGTGAGAGTATCCTGCCACAGATTGCAGAAGCGTTCCACGAACTGGTAAAAGAGAAAAAAGGAATTGTTTCCGTTTCCATCGTAAGTGCCACGGCATTGGATGCAGGCGTAAAAAAACAAATCATAGATAAAGTTCAGGCTACAACCAAAGGTACTTTGGAAGTAACTGAGGAAATCGATGCTTCACTGATCGGTGGATTTATAGTGAAGATGGGAGACACCCAAATTGATGCATCCGTTGCGTCGAAATTAGCACAATTGAAACAACGTTTAACAACATAA
- a CDS encoding band 7 protein — protein sequence MEHFFMNYWWIFVVVLCLVLYKFILRFLFGMVIVPEDKIGLVTKKFVLFGDNKELPDGRIIATLGEAGFQAKTLAPGLYFWKWVWQFEITMESFTVIPEGKIGLVMAKDGSEIPTGNILGRRVECDNFQDADLFLKNHGQRGRQTNYITAGSYRLNTMLFQISITDMVRIHESMVGIVTTLDGQPIDAGQIAGKVVEGHNNFQNFDAFLELGGNRGLQPTVILAGSYNLNPWAIQVEETPMTEIPIGYVGVVISYIGLDGHDRTGIDFKHGNIVDKGFKGVWLEPFGPGKYPINKYVMKVELVPTTNLVLNWASARSESHNLDKHLSTITVRSKDGFPFNLDVSQIIHVPTNEAPKVIARFGNMVNLVSQVLEPTIGNYFRNSAQDSDVIAFLSSRKERQESAKEHIKKVLDEYNVNAVDTLIGDIVPPESLMKTLTDRKLAEEQKVTYETQKQAQETRQGMEKETAIADMQKDIVKAQQSVEIAERTANAAVKKSEGEATSVKLAVSAEAEATKMRAFAEAEATKARAKAESEAVKLKADAEAERISLTGAAEAGKIAAIGKSNAEAYELAVEALGGDNFTRFKITEELSKGQVKLIPDVLIGGNNGGGSAIDGLLGLKLMEMMDPEKKQETPMVVIPPEEAPQLPKKEK from the coding sequence ATGGAACATTTTTTTATGAATTATTGGTGGATTTTCGTAGTGGTACTATGTCTTGTACTCTACAAATTCATCTTGCGGTTTCTTTTCGGAATGGTCATCGTTCCCGAAGATAAAATCGGTTTGGTAACCAAAAAATTCGTCTTATTCGGCGATAACAAGGAGTTGCCAGACGGACGTATTATCGCCACGTTAGGCGAAGCGGGTTTTCAGGCCAAAACGCTGGCTCCGGGATTGTATTTCTGGAAATGGGTGTGGCAGTTTGAAATTACGATGGAATCATTTACCGTTATTCCGGAGGGGAAAATCGGGTTGGTGATGGCCAAAGACGGTTCTGAAATCCCTACAGGAAATATCCTTGGTCGGCGTGTGGAATGTGATAATTTCCAGGATGCGGATTTGTTCCTGAAAAACCATGGACAACGCGGTAGACAAACCAATTACATCACGGCAGGTTCATACCGGCTCAACACGATGTTGTTTCAGATTTCGATCACCGATATGGTGCGAATTCATGAAAGTATGGTGGGAATTGTAACCACCCTTGACGGACAACCGATCGATGCCGGTCAAATTGCTGGAAAAGTGGTAGAGGGCCACAATAATTTCCAGAATTTTGACGCGTTTTTAGAATTGGGCGGAAACAGAGGTTTACAACCCACCGTTATCCTCGCCGGTTCATACAACTTAAATCCGTGGGCGATTCAGGTAGAGGAAACTCCCATGACTGAAATTCCGATTGGGTACGTGGGTGTGGTAATTTCCTACATCGGGCTAGATGGCCATGACAGAACCGGCATCGATTTCAAACACGGAAACATTGTGGATAAAGGGTTCAAAGGTGTTTGGCTGGAACCATTCGGGCCGGGAAAATACCCGATCAATAAATACGTGATGAAAGTCGAATTGGTACCAACAACAAACCTGGTATTAAACTGGGCATCCGCCCGCAGTGAATCGCACAATTTAGACAAACATTTGTCAACCATTACCGTGCGTTCCAAAGATGGTTTCCCGTTCAATTTAGACGTATCGCAAATCATTCACGTGCCCACCAACGAAGCCCCGAAAGTGATTGCACGGTTCGGAAACATGGTGAACCTGGTTTCGCAGGTATTGGAACCGACCATTGGTAACTATTTCCGTAACTCGGCTCAGGACAGCGATGTCATTGCCTTCCTGAGTTCGCGTAAAGAACGCCAGGAATCGGCCAAGGAACACATCAAAAAAGTACTCGACGAATACAACGTAAACGCTGTAGATACGCTGATCGGTGATATTGTTCCACCGGAATCGCTGATGAAAACATTGACTGATCGTAAATTAGCCGAAGAACAAAAGGTGACCTACGAAACACAAAAACAAGCGCAGGAAACCCGTCAGGGAATGGAAAAGGAAACAGCCATCGCTGATATGCAGAAAGACATCGTAAAGGCACAGCAAAGCGTTGAAATCGCTGAACGAACCGCCAACGCAGCCGTGAAAAAATCGGAAGGTGAAGCTACAAGTGTGAAACTAGCAGTAAGCGCAGAGGCTGAAGCGACTAAAATGCGCGCGTTCGCAGAAGCAGAAGCAACCAAGGCGCGTGCGAAAGCAGAGTCGGAAGCTGTGAAACTGAAAGCAGATGCCGAGGCGGAACGCATTTCACTTACCGGTGCTGCTGAAGCAGGTAAAATTGCCGCAATCGGTAAATCGAACGCGGAAGCTTACGAATTGGCGGTTGAAGCGTTGGGCGGGGATAATTTCACCCGTTTTAAAATCACCGAAGAATTGTCAAAAGGCCAGGTTAAACTGATTCCGGATGTATTGATTGGTGGTAACAATGGTGGCGGTTCGGCCATCGACGGGTTACTTGGGTTGAAACTGATGGAAATGATGGATCCCGAGAAAAAACAAGAGACACCAATGGTTGTCATTCCTCCGGAAGAGGCACCACAGCTTCCTAAAAAAGAGAAATAA
- a CDS encoding F0F1 ATP synthase subunit alpha has translation MADVKPAEVSAILREQLSGFRSEAELQEVGTVLQIGDGIARVYGLTGVQYGELIEFEGGLQGIALNLEEDNVGAVLLGRSTQVKEGDTVKRLGRIASVHVGEGLVGRVIDTLGNAIDGKGPITGELFEMPIERKAPGVIFRQPVNEPLQTGIKAIDAMIPIGRGQRELIIGDRQTGKTTVAIDAIINQKEFFDRGEPVFCIYVAIGQKGSTVAGIVKKLEDAGAMAYTVVVASNASDPAPMQFYAPMTGAAVGEYFRDTGRPALIVFDDLSKQAVAYREVSLLLRRPPGREAYPGDVFYLHSRLLERAAKIIADDTIASQMNDLPESLKGKVKGGGSLTALPIIETQAGDVSAYIPTNVISITDGQIFLEGDLFNAGIRPAINVGISVSRVGGNAQIKSMKKVAGTLKLDQAQYRELEAFAKFGSDLDAATKSVLDKGARNVEILKQREGDPFPVEKQIAIIYVGTKGLIQKVPVARVKEFEKEFLDYLDAKHADVLVRLKAGKYEDADTDVLSKVAKELADKY, from the coding sequence ATGGCAGATGTTAAACCGGCAGAAGTTTCTGCAATTTTAAGAGAGCAATTATCTGGTTTCCGTTCGGAAGCAGAATTGCAGGAAGTAGGTACTGTACTCCAGATTGGTGATGGTATTGCTCGTGTATATGGACTTACAGGAGTTCAGTACGGTGAATTGATCGAGTTTGAAGGTGGTTTGCAAGGAATCGCTTTGAACCTTGAAGAAGACAACGTTGGAGCGGTATTGTTAGGTCGTTCGACACAAGTAAAAGAAGGTGATACCGTTAAACGTTTGGGTCGTATTGCATCCGTTCACGTAGGTGAAGGCCTTGTAGGACGTGTAATCGACACGTTGGGTAACGCCATCGACGGTAAAGGCCCTATTACAGGTGAGTTGTTCGAAATGCCAATCGAACGTAAAGCACCGGGAGTTATCTTCCGCCAGCCAGTAAACGAACCGTTGCAAACGGGTATCAAAGCAATCGATGCAATGATTCCGATTGGCCGCGGACAACGTGAGCTGATCATTGGTGACCGTCAGACAGGTAAAACAACTGTTGCAATTGATGCGATCATCAACCAGAAAGAATTTTTCGACCGCGGAGAACCTGTTTTCTGTATCTACGTTGCTATCGGACAAAAAGGTTCGACCGTAGCCGGTATCGTTAAGAAATTAGAAGATGCAGGTGCAATGGCCTACACGGTTGTTGTTGCTTCCAACGCGTCAGACCCTGCTCCGATGCAGTTCTACGCTCCTATGACAGGTGCAGCGGTTGGTGAGTACTTCCGTGATACTGGTCGTCCGGCATTGATTGTATTTGATGATTTATCGAAACAAGCGGTAGCTTACCGTGAAGTTTCCCTCTTGCTTCGTCGTCCTCCGGGTCGTGAGGCTTACCCAGGTGACGTATTCTACCTTCACTCCCGTTTGCTGGAGCGTGCTGCGAAAATCATTGCAGATGATACGATCGCTTCACAAATGAATGACCTTCCTGAATCATTGAAAGGAAAAGTAAAAGGTGGCGGTTCATTGACTGCGTTACCGATTATCGAAACACAAGCAGGTGACGTTTCTGCCTACATTCCTACCAACGTAATTTCGATTACAGATGGTCAGATCTTCCTGGAAGGTGACTTATTCAACGCTGGTATCCGTCCTGCCATCAACGTAGGTATCTCGGTATCCCGTGTAGGAGGTAACGCACAGATCAAATCCATGAAAAAAGTGGCTGGTACACTTAAACTGGACCAGGCTCAATACCGTGAGTTGGAAGCGTTCGCGAAATTCGGTTCGGATTTGGATGCTGCTACGAAATCGGTGTTGGATAAAGGTGCCCGTAACGTGGAAATTTTGAAACAACGCGAAGGAGATCCATTCCCGGTAGAAAAGCAAATTGCGATCATCTACGTTGGAACAAAAGGATTGATCCAGAAAGTTCCGGTTGCTCGTGTGAAAGAATTCGAAAAAGAATTCCTTGATTACCTGGATGCAAAACACGCTGATGTATTGGTGCGTTTGAAAGCAGGTAAATACGAAGATGCTGACACAGACGTGTTGTCGAAAGTAGCGAAAGAACTGGCTGATAAATATTAA
- a CDS encoding thymidine kinase: MFLEQFPSEGRQHGWIEVICGSMFSGKTEELIRRLRRVEFAQQKLVLFKPAIDDRYHEENVVSHKGSSFTAIPIQQSADILTAWKKERIVAIDEAQFFDEGLIDVCNELARQGVRVIIAGLDMDYLGKPFGPMPQLLCSAEYITKVHAICVSCGNLAQYSHRTTKAEGQVLVGAVETYQPLCRSCYNKIAH, encoded by the coding sequence ATGTTTTTAGAACAATTTCCATCAGAAGGTCGCCAACACGGTTGGATAGAAGTGATTTGTGGTTCCATGTTTTCGGGTAAAACCGAAGAGCTGATCCGTCGGTTGAGACGGGTGGAATTTGCTCAGCAGAAACTGGTGTTGTTTAAACCCGCTATTGATGATCGTTATCACGAAGAAAATGTGGTGAGCCACAAAGGCTCCAGTTTTACGGCGATTCCAATCCAGCAATCGGCAGATATTCTTACCGCCTGGAAAAAGGAACGCATTGTAGCTATTGACGAAGCGCAGTTTTTCGACGAAGGCCTGATCGACGTTTGCAATGAATTGGCCAGACAAGGCGTACGAGTGATCATCGCCGGTTTGGACATGGATTACCTCGGAAAACCATTCGGGCCGATGCCACAGTTGTTGTGCAGTGCAGAATATATCACCAAAGTACACGCAATTTGCGTTTCGTGTGGTAATTTAGCACAGTATTCGCACAGAACGACCAAGGCTGAAGGTCAGGTACTTGTTGGTGCCGTTGAAACCTACCAACCGTTGTGTCGCTCGTGCTACAACAAAATAGCACATTGA